The Candidatus Binatia bacterium sequence TTCACGCCCCGGCGTGAGAACGTGAAACTCGGTCGGCGGAAGTTCTCTCGGCTCCATGCGCTCGCCGAACATCCACTGAAACAGTCCGCGTACGCGCTCTTCGGTTCTGTCGGGCCCCGCGATATGGAGAGGACGCTCGCGTGGATGCTCGTAGAGGTAGTCGATAAAGAAAAACGGCAGGCCGCCAAAGTGGTCGCCGTGGAGATGGCTCAAAAAAACCGCGTCCAGGCGCTCGGGGCTGAAGCCGGCGCGCTTCATCGCCAGGAGCGTCGTCGGCCCGCAATCGAGAAGAAAAAGCTTCTCGCCGCTTTCGATCAGATAACCGCTGTTGTTCCTGCCACCGCTGCCGAAGGCGTCGCCGCAGCCGAGGATATGGAGTTTCATCGGGTTTGTGGTGAGCGTCGCTGTGGAATATTCCAAGCGTTCAACATCTCGGATATTCGTTCGATACTGCCCCCCGGCTCAGCGTGAACGATGACGACCTCATCAGACAAAGCGGCGACGATCTCATTCCGGTACTGGGAAGATTCCGTTGTTGGGCGGCGCGGTCTTTTTTCGAACGGTGACATAATCAGCAAACGACTTGCCTCCAAAGCGGCACGCCAATCGGATGGAAGCCGAATTTTATCGATAGCCCGAGCAGCGCAAATAATTATGGGCTGCTTTCCCCGGAGCAAGATTCGAAGGCATTCCTTTTCCACCGAGGAATGAAAACCGCTTATGACGAGGATGCCTTCATCGCGTAACCGTTGCGCCGCATCATACGCGGAGAGAATTGCATCGCCAGGGCAACGGACGGAGCAAAACAACGCAGTCTTGCGTTGCGACAACAACGCAACGCTGCCTAGCGCGATCAATTTGGTTGGAGCTTGTTGGCCCAAGCGTTCCTGTAAACGCACGGGATAGGCAGGATCGGTACGGGTGAATACCATCGGATTCATGTACGTTTAAGCCCAAAAAGGGACATATTTCGCGTACGACGGGCTCTCACTTTCGGTTTCTTTTGCATGATTCGTTTCATGACCTAGCGGATCATTTGTTTTTGGGAAAAAGTCCCTGCATCCCTTTGACCACTGCCGTGAGTGGCACTGCTTCCACTTTATCCGCCAGCGCATATCGCCGCTTTCCCGGATAGATAACGGCGATTCTTTGCAGCTTCAAATCCGCAAGTGCGATCCGTATTGAGGGCGTCAGTCGCGGCGCATCCGCGCGTTTGCATTCCACGCCGAACAGCCGCCCATCTTTGCGCAGCAACAAATCAATTTCGGCCCCCTGATGCGTGGCCCAGAAATACGCTTCGTCCGGCTCCACCACCCGGAGAACCTCCTCAATCACGTAGCCCTCCCATGACGCGCCGCTCTTAGGATGGCTCATCAGTTCCCGCTCGGTGCGGATGCCCAGGAGTTGATGCAGTAACCCCGTATCGCGGAAGTAAATCTTTGCTGCCTTCACTTGCCGCTTCTTCAAGTTCGCGTGCCAGGGCTGGAGTTGGCGCACCATGAATACTCCGGTAAGGATGTCAAGATAACGGCGAGCCGTCGGCTCGCTCACGCCCAGCGAACGCGCCGGCTCGGCGGCATTCCAGGTCTGCCCGTGGTAGTGGGCCAGCATGCTCCAGAAGCGCCATAGCGCCATGGGCGGGACTTGGATGCCCCATTGCGGCAGGTCACGTTCCAAGAAAGTCTGGATGAAATTCTTCCGCCAAGCCGCGCTGTCCGAATCGGTCCGTGCCAGATAGGACAACGGAAATCCCCCACGCAGCCAGTGCCGGGGTTCGGCGTCCGTACCTAACTCCCGCAGGTTGAAGCCTCCCATCTCCCACGTCTCCAGCCGTCCGGCCAGTGTCTCCGAGGACTGTCGCATCAGCTCCTGCGACGCGCTGCCGAGGATAAGAAACTTGGTCGGGGGCGACTTCCGGTCCGCCAGCACTCGCAACACTGGGAACAAATCGGGCCGCCGCTGCACTTCGTCGATCACCACCAACCCCTTCAATTCACGCAACGCCGTCATAGGCTCATCCAGCCGCGCTATACTCACCGGGTCTTCCAGGTCGAAGTAATTGACGGAGTCCTCCGGCAACAGTTGCCTCGCCAGGGTCGTCTTGCCGCACTGACGCGGGCCGGTCAGCGCCACGATCCTGCTCCGTTCCAGGGCGGCACGGATGGCGGAGAGGTGATCAGGTCGGTCGATCATGCGGACAGGATACCATGAAAATCCAATATGTCAATTTCGATTTTCATGGTGGTATTGCCTGCCCACCAGGCTCCCCGACCTTCACGCGCGCGCGTCCGGTTAGGAGGTCGTGCATGAAGCCGAGTCTTTGTTGGCGGAGTTTAGCCATAGGTCAAATCGCTCTTGTTTCCAGTAGTCGGACGGCCTTTTCAGCACTTGATGTCGTAGTTGCCTGCCCTGAGCTTCGTCGAAGGGCCTGCCCTGAGCTTCGTCGAAGGGGTGAAGTCCAACTCCTCATCCGTAAACCCGTAGTGCGACGCCAGCACCCGGTCGATTTCGTCGAGGATGGGATTGGCCGAAACTTTTAGCCTGAAAAAAGACTCCCGACCCCTTTAACTTCCCCGCTGACGGGCGGATTCGACGGTAGGCCGCCGCGGCCTCTTTGGAAAGGGCGAAAGAATCAGCAGACGACCAGCTTCCAGAGCTGACCTCCAATCGGAGGGGAGCCGAATTTTATCGATCGCCCGAGCGGCGCAAACAATAATCGGCTGTTTCCCGCGAAGCAAAATTCGCAGGTATTCCTTTTCTATAGCGGAATGAAAGCCACTGACAACGGTGACGCCTTCATCGCGTAACATCTGAGCGAAGTCATAGGCACCGAGGATAGCATCACCAGGACAACGGTTGGAGCAAAATAACGCGGTCTTAGGTTGCGATAATAACGCAACGTTGCCTATGGCGACCAATTTGGTTGGAGCTTGGTGACCCAAGCGTTCCTGTAAACGCGCGGGATAGGCAGGATCAGTACGGGTGAATACCGTCGGATTCACCATCTTTATGCAGGTATAGATTCCTCTTCTGGAATGGGAAGACGACTGTCAGGCTTCACAGCAAGCCAACGAAGCATCCCCAGGTTTCTAATAGTCGAAGCGACAACCGCCTCATCTAAGCGTGGCCGACGCTTCTGCTTCCATTGAAAGACAGCTTGCAATACCTCGGTTTCATCCGGAATAGATCGTTTTGCGTTCTTCAGCTCATCCGCGGCAAACATGACCGTGGCGATGACTTCCGCCTGGTCCGTATTCACTCGCATGAAAAGATCGGTCGTTTTGTCGATTATCGGCAGCCATCTCTCCAGCGAACCCTGAAAGTCTTTTCGTACTCTCTCAAAATTCGGACCGCTCTCGACCACGAACATTTTACCGAGACGCTTCTCCTGAAGGAGGTTGTTGTTAATCAACTTGCTCTCCGCGTTTTTCAGCTCGCGACTGAATGGGCCGAAACTTCCTCTTTTGTAAACAAAACCTGTCGGTAGGCCCTGGCGGGTAGCGACGTAGGCCATCTTCTGAAATATTGTTCGTCCGGTAGGCCAGTGGTACGGCTGCGTTTCTATCCGACGGAGAATTTCCACTAGCGCGACCCACGCCGGATTGATCGCGGACTGCACGGTCCTGCCGTTCGTGTGATGCACAGCCGGCGACGTTTGCGACAAGAAGTCGGGGGTCAACTCCTTCGGCGGCGTGCCGTAAGGAGCATACATCTCGACAGGGATATCCATTTGGCTGGCATACCGGTAGATCAACGGCCCCACGGCTTTCCAATCGAGCTGCCCGTTTCCACAACCAAGAGGCGGAATGGCAAGCGAAGTTACACCCCACTCTTTGTAGTGTTTCAATAAATACTGTAATCCGCGCTCGATGTCGCTAAGTCGCGAAACTGATTTCCAGTGGTCCTTCGTAGGGAAATTGATGATCTGAGGCGGAAGCAGTGTCTTGTAGACGTATGGAACGCCAAGCTTGACCTCGCGCCGTTCGCATCGCTCCACATAGTCCTCAAACATTTTCGGGAAGCGTTTCTTGAACTCGAGGGCAATGCCTTTGCCCATAATGCCCACACAGTTCACCGTGTTGATTAGAGTCTGGGCTTTGGATTGCAGAATGTCACCGACCAGAATCTTCATGGAACTTAAAAGAACATATCACTGCGGATGCTTACGGGCAATTGAGAATTTAGTTGCTGACACTTTTTCGAGCGCTGCCCGATTTGCGACGTAGGCTCCGAGAATGAACCTCGCATCCGCACGGTCTGGCACCAAGACCTCCGCGCACTTTTCAGACTTGTGGCTCATTTCATCGTAAGGATCATCACGATGCGTCCAAAACTGGGCATAGACTCGTTCCCGCTCAATAACGGCAAGACCTCGCATCACCGGGAAGAAGCCCACGTAAGCACTTGCAGCATTTCGATCCGTGACGATAACGCCCGGGTGATCCAGCACCACTGGATCAACGCGAATAACGCAAATCTCGCTATTCCTGTCACGACATCTGCTCAACATCGGGTTGTGGGCGTCGAAGTAAAGATTGGCATAATCATGTAGGCGCCCGGCGCCGGGAATCTGCTTGTTCCTTCGTCTTTCCTGAATCTCCGGCATTGCCACCGAGTCGTGGGCAAGCAGCTCGGCCACGGTATGAGAAAGAATGCCGTGTTGCAGTATCGAAGGCACATTGGCAATTGCCGTGATGTAGTGCAACTCTGTCACATCCGCGCGGTTCATTCCTTCTCAAATTCTTCCTCTCGTCCCATCCGGTACTTGATGTCGTAGTTGATGATGAAGTCCAACTCCTCCTCCGTTAATCCGTAGTGCGCCGCCAGCACCCGGTCGATTTCGTCGAGGATGGGATTGGCCGAAACTTTTAGCCTGAAAAAAGACTTCCGACCCCTTTAACTTCCCTCGCCGAACATCCACCGAAACAGGCCGCGCACGCGCTCTTCGGTTCCCTCGGGTCCCGCGATATGGAGCGGCCGCTCGCGCGGGTGTTCGTAAAGGTAGTCGATAAAGAAAAACGGCAGGCCGCCGTAGTGGTCGCCGTGGAGGTGGCTCAGGAAAACGGCGTCGAGCCGCTCGGGGAAAAATCCCGCGCGCTTCAGCGCGAGGAGCGTCGTCGGGCCGCAGTCGAGAAGAAAAAGCTTCCCGCCGCTATCGATCAGGTAGCCGCTATTGTTCCTGCCGTCGCTGCCGAAGGCGTCGCCGCAGCCGAGAATATGGAGTTGCATCGTATTATTGTGGCAGTCGCTGTCGAATACGCCAACTATCGGTTACCATGCAGAAGCGGAAACGTCCGCAGATCGGTCACCTAAATAACTGTGGAGGATTCCAGCCACATCCCCCGGATTCCTTGAGATTGCCGAACTCCATCTTCCAAATCCACCGTGCTCGTTCACGGCTCTTACCCACTCATCCAAAAACGCGCGCTTGGTTTTATCTTGGTCGGTCTCCTGGCCCTTAGTTTCAAAAACCAAAAAGACTCCAGTCTGCAGCCGGATGATAAAATCCGGCCGGTACTTGTGCACCACGCCTTTGAAGACGTAAAGGATTTCAAATCCGAGATGGTCGTTTTTGACCCAGGCGGAGACGCCGGGATTCCTGTCAATCTGAAAGGCCTCCGTCGCTTCCCAGGTACTGTCAAAGACGCAGAAGTTGATGTGTGATCTCTTCGTATATTCACACGGCTTGCCGGTGTACCATGTCCTCATGTCGCCCGTGGAAATTATCGGCCTTTCCGTATCGAAGATGGGGACGAGGAATTCCGTATTTTCGGGAATGATACTCTCCCAAATGTGCTGCACGATCTTACTCATGTTCAGGGTAATCAGTATCCGGCGTCTGACATCATCCTGGTTGAAGAGTGGAGGAGAGATTTGAATCTTTCCGGACAAGATAAACTCGTCCATCAGTCGAATAAGCCGCCCTAAAAGATATTCCTTGTTTCCCTTCCAAGTTGGTTTCATCTGATCGAAGACCGCGCTCGCCGTCTCAAAAGCGATTTTCTGCCACCTGAATTTTTTTCCTAGAGTTTCCAGATCGACCTCGGAAAGTTTCGTAATGTCCGGCTTTCCTTCCACGATAGGCGCCACCTCGGCCAAGGTGCGTGTCTCATACGCGTTTAGCTCCAAGGATTTGACAGCCTCCAAATCAAGCTTTAGTTCCTGCCGATAGACGTGGTCAATTCTGATGACGTTTGGCCAACTGATCTCGAACTCTTTCTTCTCAATGACGGACTCTATCTTTGTTTTCGGCTGTGGCGGAGGCGGCGGCGGTCCGTCCGCTGCTTCGTGTGGCAAAAAAGTAAACGGCACTCCGAAAATATTGACATATTCAGGTTCGAAAAGACCTTTCTCCTTGTCGAACTCGTACGAGACCCGCCTGAGTCCTCTGCCCACGACCTGTTCGCAGAGCAATTGACTGGAAAAAGCGCGTAAACCCATGATGTGAGTTACGGTTCTGGCGTCCCATCCCTCGGAAAGCATGCCTACGGAAATTACTTTTTGAATCTGCTCGCCCGGCTTGCCAGCCTGTCCCACGGTATCGACCTGTTGCCGAAGACGCTCGGCCAGCTCTTTCTTTGAAAGCTTTCTCACCGGCTCGTCAACGTCCTCGTCTTCGTCCCGTTCCTCATCGCCGTTGATTGCTACCGGCTCTTCCTGAGCTTCTGCCATATCAAGCACTTTCGAGTCGATGTGCAGAGTTCGTTCAGGTGCACAAAGTTCTTCAAGCAGAATCTTCTTGTGATCGAAGGCGTATTTTACCCGCGCTGCCGTTTCTGTTCTGTTGGCGACGCTGATCATGACTGGCGGTGTCCGCAGCCCTCTTGCCTTCCATGCCTTTGCCGCCTCAAGCCAATCTTTTCCGAGAAGATAGTACCCGTTGATTACCAAGTCCGGCAAAGGTTCATGCTCTTCTGCTTTACGGTTCAAGTCGTCCTTAACGTGTTCGTAGATATGATACAGCTTCGACTTGTAGGTCTTTACGTCAGGCAAGCCGTCGTCCCTCACTACGACTCGCGGCGTCTTGACTAAACCCGACTCGATGGCGTCGTTGAGGCCAAAGTCGCTGACGATCCAATCGAAAAGAGCCTCCTCGGAGCTTTGCTTGCCAAATGGGATGAACGGAGTCGCCGAAAAATCGTAACAACCGAGTACGCCGCGTGCCTTGTGGATTCGATCCAAGCCGCCGACCCATTTCGTCGCTTCTTCGATATCGTCCTTGCTCACTCCTTTAATTTTCGACTCGGCAGGTATGCGCCAAGCGTGATGCGCTTCATCGTTGATCACGACGAGGTTGCGCGTGGCGGCCAGCTCGCCCAAAACCTCCTTGACATAAGCCTCGTCACTTTTTGCGCCTCGTTTATCGACGGTTTTCTTCCTAGCGATGCGCTCTTCCGATTCCCAATTCAGCATGTGCCAATTTCGGACTAGGACTTTGCCTTGACGGAGCTTGTCCAGCAGTGCCGCGGGTACAACGTTGAACTCGTCGTAAAAGTTGCCTTTGCCGGAAGGCTGCAGCACCTGAAGCCGGCTTTTAACCGTTAATCCGGGGGCGACGACGAAAATATATTTGGAGAATCGAGCGTCCTGCGGATATGTGACTTTGTTGACAACTTGCCAGGCGATGAGCATCGCCATGACGATCGTTTTGCCGGAGCCGGTCGCCATCTTGGAGCAGAGCCGAGCAAATGCTCCACCGTCAGAGGGAATATCGATGCCGACTTTCTCGGAAGCCGGCGCCTCGGCAAGCCAAATTAAAGTTTCAATTGCTTCGAGCTGGCAGAAGAAAAACTGGTGTTCGCGTTCGTCGGGATTGTTCCAGTGCTCAAGCAGTCGTCTCGTAATTCCGGTGACGCCTGGATACGCGGCATCTCTCCACGCCTTGACGCGCGGGCGAATTTGGTTGACGAGAGGAATCTCGACAAATATTCCGGGGTCGTCGAAAGCCTTGGAGCTTTGAGAGGCGATGACATAGCCTGCCGGACGCCGGCCGTCTTTCTTATCAAACGTGCGGCTCTCTCGGTCGTAGCTCCAGTATTGTTTCGGCTCTTCGTAGGGCGAGTTGATGATCAGGTGGTCAATAGCGGCTTTGCCCATCAATCCACCTCGATAAGTCTGAGACTCTCGATTCCGCGGTCATCGACAATCTTTACGGCCACTCGTTTGTGCTTCCCCGGTTCGAATGGAAGAGAGACGGTCCCGCGATAAGCTTCGATAAGTTCTTCGTCGATCTCCGCTTTCAAATTTTTCGCGAGGCGCGACCAACCATCATTTTCACCGGCCATCGGAAAGAAGATCTGCCGTGGCAACAAACTCCTGCCATCGTAGTCGGTGTCGAGCATCCACATCGCGATCTTGTCGTTGCCGCCAGAGTCGATCGTTCCGGTCTTGGTGTTGTAGTAGTCGAAGCCCATGACTTCGACGCGATACTTTCCTTTGTCTTTGCCGTCTTTGATTTTTTGCAGCGTGATGTCGGGTTGGCCGATGAGCCAGAAGCTCTCGTTGCTCGCCCGCTTCCTCTTCAGATCTTCCGTTAGGAGGTCGGCGTTCATCTGAACTTTGAGCAGCGTCACTCCCGGCCAATCCGTCTCGTCGATATCCTTGGCCGCCTCGGGATCGAATTGAAACGCGGCAAAGACAATGATCTTCGGTTTCGGTACCAAGGTTTGCGCTTCTTCGATCGCAAGCTCGACCTGCTTCTGTTCCAGAGGCGCATGCTCTGGGCCGAAAGAAATCACCACGCGCTGTGGCTTCCCGTACATCACTTCCGATTCTTTTACCCGGTCTGCACCTTTATCGTTCGGCTTCGTCTCCGCTTCCGCGTGCAGCCAGCGCGTTCCCGGCAAAGGCTCGACGCGGGAGAAAAGAATGTACTGGCCTTTCTTGCCGCGAATGCCGGACTTTAATAGCTCGTCGCGCCACTCCGCCTGCCGCAAGGTCTCCCCGGACCGAGCAATGGATTCATCGGCCG is a genomic window containing:
- a CDS encoding DEAD/DEAH box helicase family protein → MGKAAIDHLIINSPYEEPKQYWSYDRESRTFDKKDGRRPAGYVIASQSSKAFDDPGIFVEIPLVNQIRPRVKAWRDAAYPGVTGITRRLLEHWNNPDEREHQFFFCQLEAIETLIWLAEAPASEKVGIDIPSDGGAFARLCSKMATGSGKTIVMAMLIAWQVVNKVTYPQDARFSKYIFVVAPGLTVKSRLQVLQPSGKGNFYDEFNVVPAALLDKLRQGKVLVRNWHMLNWESEERIARKKTVDKRGAKSDEAYVKEVLGELAATRNLVVINDEAHHAWRIPAESKIKGVSKDDIEEATKWVGGLDRIHKARGVLGCYDFSATPFIPFGKQSSEEALFDWIVSDFGLNDAIESGLVKTPRVVVRDDGLPDVKTYKSKLYHIYEHVKDDLNRKAEEHEPLPDLVINGYYLLGKDWLEAAKAWKARGLRTPPVMISVANRTETAARVKYAFDHKKILLEELCAPERTLHIDSKVLDMAEAQEEPVAINGDEERDEDEDVDEPVRKLSKKELAERLRQQVDTVGQAGKPGEQIQKVISVGMLSEGWDARTVTHIMGLRAFSSQLLCEQVVGRGLRRVSYEFDKEKGLFEPEYVNIFGVPFTFLPHEAADGPPPPPPQPKTKIESVIEKKEFEISWPNVIRIDHVYRQELKLDLEAVKSLELNAYETRTLAEVAPIVEGKPDITKLSEVDLETLGKKFRWQKIAFETASAVFDQMKPTWKGNKEYLLGRLIRLMDEFILSGKIQISPPLFNQDDVRRRILITLNMSKIVQHIWESIIPENTEFLVPIFDTERPIISTGDMRTWYTGKPCEYTKRSHINFCVFDSTWEATEAFQIDRNPGVSAWVKNDHLGFEILYVFKGVVHKYRPDFIIRLQTGVFLVFETKGQETDQDKTKRAFLDEWVRAVNEHGGFGRWSSAISRNPGDVAGILHSYLGDRSADVSASAW
- a CDS encoding macro domain-containing protein — protein: MKILVGDILQSKAQTLINTVNCVGIMGKGIALEFKKRFPKMFEDYVERCERREVKLGVPYVYKTLLPPQIINFPTKDHWKSVSRLSDIERGLQYLLKHYKEWGVTSLAIPPLGCGNGQLDWKAVGPLIYRYASQMDIPVEMYAPYGTPPKELTPDFLSQTSPAVHHTNGRTVQSAINPAWVALVEILRRIETQPYHWPTGRTIFQKMAYVATRQGLPTGFVYKRGSFGPFSRELKNAESKLINNNLLQEKRLGKMFVVESGPNFERVRKDFQGSLERWLPIIDKTTDLFMRVNTDQAEVIATVMFAADELKNAKRSIPDETEVLQAVFQWKQKRRPRLDEAVVASTIRNLGMLRWLAVKPDSRLPIPEEESIPA
- a CDS encoding MBL fold metallo-hydrolase: MQLHILGCGDAFGSDGRNNSGYLIDSGGKLFLLDCGPTTLLALKRAGFFPERLDAVFLSHLHGDHYGGLPFFFIDYLYEHPRERPLHIAGPEGTEERVRGLFRWMFGEGS
- a CDS encoding DUF4433 domain-containing protein, yielding MNRADVTELHYITAIANVPSILQHGILSHTVAELLAHDSVAMPEIQERRRNKQIPGAGRLHDYANLYFDAHNPMLSRCRDRNSEICVIRVDPVVLDHPGVIVTDRNAASAYVGFFPVMRGLAVIERERVYAQFWTHRDDPYDEMSHKSEKCAEVLVPDRADARFILGAYVANRAALEKVSATKFSIARKHPQ
- a CDS encoding ATP-binding protein, producing MIDRPDHLSAIRAALERSRIVALTGPRQCGKTTLARQLLPEDSVNYFDLEDPVSIARLDEPMTALRELKGLVVIDEVQRRPDLFPVLRVLADRKSPPTKFLILGSASQELMRQSSETLAGRLETWEMGGFNLRELGTDAEPRHWLRGGFPLSYLARTDSDSAAWRKNFIQTFLERDLPQWGIQVPPMALWRFWSMLAHYHGQTWNAAEPARSLGVSEPTARRYLDILTGVFMVRQLQPWHANLKKRQVKAAKIYFRDTGLLHQLLGIRTERELMSHPKSGASWEGYVIEEVLRVVEPDEAYFWATHQGAEIDLLLRKDGRLFGVECKRADAPRLTPSIRIALADLKLQRIAVIYPGKRRYALADKVEAVPLTAVVKGMQGLFPKNK
- a CDS encoding DNA-processing protein DprA translates to MNPMVFTRTDPAYPVRLQERLGQQAPTKLIALGSVALLSQRKTALFCSVRCPGDAILSAYDAAQRLRDEGILVISGFHSSVEKECLRILLRGKQPIIICAARAIDKIRLPSDWRAALEASRLLIMSPFEKRPRRPTTESSQYRNEIVAALSDEVVIVHAEPGGSIERISEMLNAWNIPQRRSPQTR
- a CDS encoding MBL fold metallo-hydrolase, whose product is MEYSTATLTTNPMKLHILGCGDAFGSGGRNNSGYLIESGEKLFLLDCGPTTLLAMKRAGFSPERLDAVFLSHLHGDHFGGLPFFFIDYLYEHPRERPLHIAGPDRTEERVRGLFQWMFGERMEPRELPPTEFHVLTPGREAIIDGIGIFPFRVPHQVRDVSLGLKISHGGKTLLYSGDSAWTDQFVAHARGADLFLCECCFFERDTPNHMSYRKLEENLARFECENIVLTHMGEEMLARRNEVKLRLAEDGMVVEI